The genome window agacatattagcttgagacatgaatatgtcaagcaattaataactgatggagttattaatattgtttatgttaaatcaagtaataacttgGCGGATCCGTTAACGAAAGTACTTTCAAGAGCTTTGGTAGTTAGTACATCTAGTGGAATGGGGCTAAAACCCTTTACTGAAAATTAGCCACCAATAATGGTAACCCGACTTTGTCTAGAACATCActagtttaaaagtttaatgggTAATAACAAGTTATTGTTAAGTGGTTGTGCAAGCActgaaaattattatatatagcTCATTCCAGGATGATCAGTGCAAGACTGCTACGTTTAGGAGGATGAGTTTTAACTCTTAATGAGGTTATTTGTAGTTATGTCTATAGTAGCAGGGACATGGGAAGGAATCTCACCTATATGAACATAAGAAGTGGTGCCGCTTCTGCCAAGAGTTGGGTTTTCTCTTGTAAATGTTCATGAAACCAGGATGAAGCACAAGGCCATAATAGTGCTTAATTAGTTCAGaaatttctttaaggaaataagACATAATCATGTGTGTGGTGATTCCGGTTTTAACATAAGAATAGGTGGTTTAAACTTAGGTCACCATCGCATTCGTTATAACTTTGAATCACTTACACTAATTAAAGGTTTAATTCGAAAGACACCTTTATTGTATGCATGATTATATCGGTATGCTTGTGATAATTATAAAGAGATAATTGTTGTAATattattttctatatatatattcttaaaATAGGGAAGGATTGTTGAATATTTTaagaatataatataatataacatatatatttatatatatggggCTATTTGACGGGATGACATTCTCACACCTTTTGAAATGAAACAGTGCACCTTTATTTCTATTGGCTAAAAGACATAATGCATCCCCTACGTTTGCATTCCTTTACGCCTCTTGTATCAGATATATCCATTCTTCATATTGTTGCAATGTTCAGTTGTATCTAATGGTGAGAGGacacacccaaaaccaaaagatATGTCTAAGAGGTGcaattctctctatatatattggTAACATTAGTAGAAGAGATtcattcagaaatttgttgtctacataatttatttgctctcttttctctcttcatcacattcatacaatttctttctagttattttaaagggaatataattcggttttgctaatcgaatattccatactttgttgtatcctggaagtgatttgccaagaaccctttagcaaactcattcgagtgggggcaaataacactttaaggaaacaattcaagtcgtacctcaaagtcattatTCGGATTATTCTCCATAATTCTACATTAATTCTAACAACTAACCTTGTGAAGACATTCTAAGCACAACGAGCATTGAGGCTGCAACAAGTAGACCAGAACAGAACTAGACGAGGGTCTTCTGCATACTCACCACGACTGTATTACTTGAACCTATGGGGAGTTCTCTGAGTTTATGTTTCGGTGGTGTATGCAAGGACCTTCCCTTGGTATTTATACTACTATAACCCTAGTGCGCATTCCCATAATCACGCACTAGAATTCCTTATTGTACAAGGATACAATCTACCAAATCTCAGTCCAAATAGGATAGTATCAAGAGCCCTTATTCTCCAATTATAACCGAGTTATATACTTTACTTGGAGTCCAAGTTATAACTTCTAACTAAACCCTAATTGTACCTACATTCCACATCAATCCTTATTAACTATATTGACCTATTAGTCGTTGGATTAGAGTTCAACATCCAACAAGACCCTGCATttgcttataagtagttgagCTACTACCCATaatgccaattagttttatgataaAACCTTAACTTCTTCTTAGTATCAGAGCCACATTGTTCACCTTTTATCCTCtgaattcttcttcttttatgaTAGAACCTCTAAAAACCTGGAAAGAATCAATTGATTCAGTTTTATATGTACTTTATATTttgtcaaaaatataaaataaattaattgttaGTTGTCTGTCCGAGAGAGGATTTGGTAAAACAGCAACGTGCGATTTGAAGGACACAATCAGTTGTGGGTTCTTACATCAGTATGTACGTCTCATTGAAATTTCTCAGGCATGCATGCTTTTAGTCATTTTTTATTGAAGTATGATTGAATAGTTAAGGACCTATTTGGACCAGAAGAAGTCGATCGCAACTCTATCATATGACATTCTGACTAAAACTTTGTGCTCTGGAAGATCAATTAAGTGATGAAACAAAAAATGCGGCTTCCCAGATTATTTTATTGAACTCGTCAATAAAGCACTGCGGGGTTGCCCTACAAATTCAACTTGTGAACTATTATTTcacacaaattaaaattaaaaatatctcTGTTTCTGGACCTATTGTGAATGCTGTTTATTATATAACTAAAGTTAAATTACTTTCCTGGTCCTTACAGtttggataaaatttcattaatacagccctaaaattttaatattcgCACTTTTAGCTAGCATTTCTAATTTCTCCTATTCAAGGACAATGACTTAAGTTTGTCAACTACTTTGATGAATTTAGCAAATGAGTGATATTTATAAGGATAAATTAAGAGAGTTTGAGGTCCTGCTAGCTTCAATGTTACGTCCGAGTATTATGCAATAAATAACCATTGCAAGATTAATTTGATCTTTAAGTCTAAGATCTAAAACGATGATTTTTTTATACCACTCAGTAGTATgtgcaatgaaaaaaaaaaattagaaacttTGATGACTATCTCATTTTAGTTGAATAGTTTGATGACCATCTCATTGTTAGGTTTtactttttagttttttctAAAGGTGAAATATGATGGAGAAAAGAGGGATGGCTATATGGAAGTGTACACAAAGGAGAACAGAAAGCTCCTTTTAATAGGTTTTCTTTTCcagtttttcttatattttctttcaattctctTTCCACAAACTCCCTAAATTTCATCTACTCTTCATTCCTCACGCCTTCGTACAGAGTCCCTCTATTTTTATGAAgtaaaatattaaacaaaaacGAAAACCGACATGATATCAAATGCCCCTATTTTTACTGAACTTTTTACAAGCGTAAAGCACTTCGCATGTGCCTCCGAACGTGCTAAATTTGTTGATAAAAATATCGTAttgttaaggaaaaaaaaaacatcactcTAAAATTATCTCTGTCTTAAAACAATCAGTAAACTACAGAACTAAACtagagaaaaatgaaaatgcaGGACTCGAGTGAAACCTCACCTAAAATACAAGACTaaaactataaaataaaatcccaCAATCAAGAGTCGACACGGATGTAGGCCATGACTGACCAATTCTTATCCTCTAAGCTTGAAATATTAAACACGACAACCCCACTCACTCCCCACTCCACACTATAAAAACCCCATGATTAAACAAAACTCTTTAACCAAACTTAGCACACCTTTACattttagtacaatattttcTTAAAGCCCCCAAAACGATGGCAGATCAAGAGAGCCAAATCTGGCCACTAGCACCATCCAGATTACACCGCAGAAGCGACGAAGAAAACCCTACTTTCAAAGCCATACGCAGAGAAAGAAGCAACAAATGTTTCGTCTACGTCTTTGCAGGCATCGTCCTCCAAAGCATAATCATCCTCGTCTTTGCTTTGGTTGTTTTTCGTGTCAAATCCCCCGGTTTCAATCTCAGCTCCGTCCAGATCAAAACTCTCAAGTCCACCGGTTCTCCGGCGGCTTCGTTCAACGCAACGTTATCTGCTCAGATGGCCATAAAGAACAAAAACTTCGGGGAGTACAAGTTCGAGGGCAGCAGCGCGAGCTTGTGGTATGGAGAGTTCAAAGTCGGCGAAGCTAAATTTGCCAAGGGTAGCGTGAAAGCGAGAGGGACTCGGAAGGTGAACCTGAGAATTGAAGTGAGGTCAAATAGGCTGCCTAAGGACGTTCAAAATGGTGGTTTAGGGAGTGAGATTAATTCTGGATTTTTGAACATCAGCAGCTATGCAAAGATTAGTGGGAGAGTGCATTTGATGAAGATtatgaagaagaggaagactaTTGATATGAATTG of Malus sylvestris chromosome 6, drMalSylv7.2, whole genome shotgun sequence contains these proteins:
- the LOC126625067 gene encoding late embryogenesis abundant protein At1g64065-like; translated protein: MADQESQIWPLAPSRLHRRSDEENPTFKAIRRERSNKCFVYVFAGIVLQSIIILVFALVVFRVKSPGFNLSSVQIKTLKSTGSPAASFNATLSAQMAIKNKNFGEYKFEGSSASLWYGEFKVGEAKFAKGSVKARGTRKVNLRIEVRSNRLPKDVQNGGLGSEINSGFLNISSYAKISGRVHLMKIMKKRKTIDMNCTMVLVLKNKTVKDLVCR